In one window of Mucilaginibacter auburnensis DNA:
- a CDS encoding pseudouridine synthase has product MVFKRPTNSRDDKNGRSSNRDEKPKRSTSSNRGSFSKSTDKSNNNDSKKPYSSGPAAERSSFSSSGEKKSYGPRKPYSGRPSGDDDRPKRSFGGERSEGKSFEPRKKPYTGRPESGGDDRPKRSFGGERSDSNRKPYGTRSAGSSEDRPKRSFGADKGERKRFETSYEKKPARAGGSEDKPKRGGFESRGGKKFDNGSSKRPAAFKRDDNRPARNAEGDYTEQNFDAPVRTMRSKKAGEPKEKDSGLIRLNRYIANAGICSRRKADELIEAGVVSVNGEVISELGHKVDPAKDEIRYNGEMLRREKNVYVLLNKPKDYITTTDDPQERRTVMHLVEKASRERIYPVGRLDRNTTGLLLMTNDGDLADKLSHPRGNVTKLYHVELSKSLSQGDLNKIGFGIELEDGVIKPDSVSYVAGGSKREIGIQIHSGKNRIVRRIFEHLGYEVVKLDRVVYANLTKKDLPRGRWRYLDEKEIIQLKHLIK; this is encoded by the coding sequence CGACCAACTAACAGTCGCGACGACAAAAATGGCAGATCATCTAACCGTGATGAAAAGCCAAAAAGATCAACATCGTCAAACCGTGGTAGCTTCTCAAAAAGCACGGACAAATCAAACAACAACGATTCAAAAAAACCATACTCAAGCGGCCCTGCTGCCGAGCGTAGTTCTTTTTCTTCATCAGGAGAAAAGAAAAGCTACGGCCCGCGCAAGCCTTACAGCGGCAGGCCAAGCGGAGACGACGATCGCCCAAAAAGAAGTTTTGGCGGTGAAAGAAGCGAGGGTAAAAGTTTTGAACCACGCAAAAAGCCGTATACAGGCCGCCCTGAAAGCGGAGGAGACGATCGCCCGAAAAGGAGTTTTGGTGGTGAAAGAAGCGATTCAAACAGAAAGCCGTACGGAACCCGTTCAGCCGGAAGTAGTGAGGATAGACCAAAACGAAGCTTTGGCGCTGATAAGGGCGAGAGAAAACGCTTTGAAACGTCATATGAAAAGAAACCTGCCCGTGCAGGTGGCAGCGAGGACAAGCCAAAAAGAGGTGGCTTTGAATCTCGCGGTGGTAAAAAGTTTGACAACGGCAGTTCAAAAAGACCGGCTGCGTTTAAACGCGACGATAACAGGCCGGCGCGTAATGCTGAAGGCGATTACACGGAGCAAAACTTTGATGCTCCTGTTAGAACCATGCGCAGCAAAAAAGCCGGGGAGCCAAAAGAAAAAGATTCAGGCTTGATAAGACTTAACCGTTACATTGCTAACGCGGGTATCTGCTCGCGCCGTAAGGCCGACGAGTTGATAGAAGCGGGCGTTGTTTCTGTTAATGGCGAGGTTATTTCTGAACTTGGTCACAAAGTTGACCCCGCGAAAGACGAGATCCGCTATAATGGCGAAATGCTGCGCCGCGAGAAAAACGTTTACGTTTTATTGAATAAGCCTAAAGACTATATAACCACTACCGACGATCCGCAGGAACGCCGCACCGTTATGCACCTGGTTGAAAAAGCCAGCCGCGAACGTATTTATCCTGTTGGCCGTTTGGACAGAAATACTACCGGTTTGTTATTAATGACCAACGATGGTGACCTGGCCGACAAGCTATCGCATCCGCGTGGCAACGTTACTAAACTTTACCATGTTGAATTAAGTAAAAGCTTAAGCCAGGGTGATTTGAATAAAATAGGTTTTGGTATTGAGCTGGAAGACGGTGTGATTAAACCCGATTCTGTTTCTTATGTTGCGGGTGGTTCAAAACGCGAAATAGGTATACAGATACACAGCGGTAAAAACCGTATTGTACGCCGTATATTTGAGCATTTAGGATATGAAGTGGTTAAGCTTGACCGTGTGGTGTATGCTAACCTTACTAAAAAAGATCTTCCGCGAGGGCGTTGGCGCTATCTGGACGAGAAAGAGATCATCCAGCTAAAGCATCTGATAAAATAA
- a CDS encoding lactonase family protein: MNKLLACLCFIILLPVLVMAQKKDKNAPPKVFDLLIGGYTSPDGNSGITVYRFYAETGRVSFLGETATSNPSYLCVSPDRKFVYTVNEDAQGGVSAFSFDYNSGKLNFINKQSSGGAQPAHITIDKEARNVIVSNYGDGKLTVLPVNKDGSLAPASQTITDEGGSVNPERQKGPHIHSAVLSPDEKHLLYADLGTDKVYINKYKAGKTPALIPESTPFEQVNPGDGPRHMEFSADGKFLYLVNEMGAAVNSFAFADGKLKFIDSVSMVPPGFTGEKAGADIHLSPDGNYLYATNRGALNELLVYATDKVTGKLRFLTRYHTGQGPRNFTVEPGGNFLILAAQKSNEVSIYKFDKKTGVLIPLNNTISVSSPSVVKLVSAE; the protein is encoded by the coding sequence ATGAACAAATTATTAGCGTGCCTGTGTTTTATAATACTGTTACCGGTATTAGTTATGGCACAAAAGAAAGATAAGAATGCCCCGCCAAAGGTTTTTGATCTGTTGATAGGTGGTTATACATCGCCTGATGGCAACAGCGGTATTACAGTTTACCGCTTTTATGCGGAAACCGGCAGGGTATCATTCCTCGGAGAAACAGCTACTTCTAATCCGAGTTATCTGTGCGTATCTCCGGATAGAAAATTTGTATATACCGTGAATGAAGACGCGCAGGGTGGAGTGAGCGCTTTTTCATTCGACTATAATTCAGGCAAGCTTAACTTTATTAATAAACAGTCTTCGGGTGGTGCGCAACCTGCGCATATTACCATTGATAAGGAGGCACGCAACGTTATTGTATCAAATTATGGCGATGGCAAGCTAACTGTGCTTCCCGTTAATAAAGATGGTTCTTTAGCCCCTGCCTCGCAAACCATTACAGACGAAGGTGGCAGCGTGAATCCTGAAAGGCAAAAAGGTCCGCATATACATTCGGCCGTTTTGTCGCCTGATGAAAAGCATTTGCTTTATGCCGACTTAGGTACCGACAAAGTTTATATCAATAAATACAAGGCAGGAAAAACACCTGCTTTAATACCTGAAAGTACGCCTTTTGAACAGGTAAATCCCGGCGATGGGCCCCGTCATATGGAATTTTCTGCGGATGGCAAATTTTTGTACCTCGTTAATGAGATGGGTGCTGCCGTTAACTCTTTTGCGTTTGCTGATGGTAAGTTGAAATTTATTGACAGCGTAAGCATGGTGCCGCCGGGTTTCACCGGCGAAAAAGCCGGAGCAGACATTCATCTTTCTCCTGATGGTAATTATCTGTATGCAACAAACCGGGGTGCGCTTAATGAGCTATTGGTATACGCCACAGACAAAGTTACCGGCAAATTGCGTTTTTTAACACGCTACCATACAGGGCAGGGGCCTCGCAATTTTACAGTTGAGCCCGGAGGGAACTTTTTGATATTGGCAGCACAAAAGTCAAACGAAGTGAGTATTTATAAATTTGACAAGAAAACCGGAGTCTTGATCCCGTTAAATAATACCATTAGTGTATCCTCGCCATCGGTGGTGAAGTTAGTGTCGGCTGAGTAA